The Kitasatospora setae KM-6054 genome contains a region encoding:
- a CDS encoding response regulator transcription factor produces the protein MAPMRYADTPWRVLVVDDEPDLVDVLCGALRYEGWQTRGVTGGLAAVAAAADWRPHAMVLDVMLPDFDGLEVLRRVHGTDPEVRVLLLTARDAVEDRIAGITAGGDDYVTKPFSLEEVVARLRGLLRRTAPPGPAAPGTLAVGDLRLDPATREARRGGEPVDLSPTEFALLRHLMEHPRQVLSKAQLLDAVWSYDFGGQAHVVELYISYLRRKIDAGRAPMIHTVRGAGYVLRAAAG, from the coding sequence ATGGCGCCCATGCGGTACGCGGACACCCCCTGGCGGGTCCTGGTCGTCGACGACGAACCCGACCTGGTCGACGTCCTGTGCGGCGCGCTGCGCTACGAGGGCTGGCAGACCCGCGGCGTCACCGGCGGCCTGGCCGCCGTCGCGGCCGCCGCCGACTGGCGGCCGCACGCCATGGTGCTCGACGTGATGCTCCCCGACTTCGACGGGCTCGAAGTGCTGCGCCGGGTCCACGGCACCGACCCCGAGGTGCGGGTCCTCCTCCTCACCGCCCGGGACGCCGTCGAGGACCGGATCGCCGGGATCACCGCCGGCGGCGACGACTACGTCACCAAGCCGTTCAGCCTGGAGGAGGTGGTGGCCCGGCTGCGCGGCCTGCTCCGCCGCACCGCGCCGCCCGGCCCCGCCGCCCCCGGCACCCTCGCCGTCGGCGACCTCCGGCTCGACCCGGCCACCCGGGAGGCCCGGCGCGGCGGTGAGCCCGTCGACCTCAGCCCCACCGAGTTCGCCCTGCTGCGGCACCTGATGGAGCACCCCCGGCAGGTGCTCAGCAAGGCCCAACTGCTGGACGCCGTCTGGTCCTACGACTTCGGCGGCCAGGCCCACGTGGTCGAGCTGTACATCAGCTACCTGCGCCGCAAGATCGACGCCGGCCGGGCCCCGATGATCCACACCGTCCGGGGCGCCGGCTACGTCCTGCGGGCGGCCGCCGGATGA
- a CDS encoding sensor histidine kinase, whose amino-acid sequence MRRLRPRGPRTLRTRLLAGLLTLFVLICAGIGTATCEALRHFLVDRLDQQLAAAGGHYAASLEHPGQSDHDTRAQAPGTFGARLVDGGLTHAAVVGPLPPGRRGDSADTAVPLDAADLAALRALATDGRPHDLDLSALGPYRVAAVTCDDHDSLVTGLPLRPVDETMRHLLLIELVVFTAALATAAAAGALAVRFALRPLDRVVATAERVSARPLASGAVDLAERVPDDDPRTEVGRVGTALNRLLGHVADALTRRQDVEERLRAFAADASHELRNPVATVRGHAELALRHPGPVPDQVRHSLERISAESRRMGATVEDLLLLARLDAGRPLALQDTDLTRIVLDCTTDARAAAPGHRWLLDLPAEPVTVPGDPHRLAQVVTNLLANARTHTPDGTTVTLRLAPAGRLTVTDDGPGIPAGLAPHVFDRFTRGDRARSRRTGSTGLGLAIVRAVVHAHHGTVTLDSAPGRTTFTVTLGVPSG is encoded by the coding sequence ATGAGACGACTCCGCCCGCGCGGGCCCCGCACCCTGCGGACCCGGCTGCTGGCCGGCCTGCTCACCCTGTTCGTGCTGATCTGCGCCGGCATCGGCACGGCCACCTGCGAGGCGCTGCGGCACTTCCTGGTCGACCGGCTCGACCAGCAGCTCGCCGCCGCCGGCGGCCACTACGCCGCCAGCCTCGAACACCCCGGCCAGAGCGACCACGACACCCGCGCCCAGGCCCCCGGCACCTTCGGCGCCCGGCTGGTCGACGGCGGCCTGACCCACGCCGCCGTGGTCGGCCCCCTCCCGCCGGGCCGGCGCGGCGACAGCGCCGACACCGCCGTCCCGCTCGACGCCGCCGACCTGGCCGCGCTGCGCGCCCTGGCCACCGACGGCCGCCCGCACGACCTCGACCTCTCGGCCCTCGGCCCCTACCGGGTCGCCGCCGTCACCTGCGACGACCACGACAGCCTGGTCACCGGCCTGCCGCTGCGTCCCGTCGACGAGACCATGCGCCACCTGCTGCTGATCGAACTCGTGGTCTTCACCGCCGCGCTCGCCACCGCCGCGGCCGCCGGCGCCCTCGCCGTCCGGTTCGCCCTGCGCCCGCTGGACCGGGTCGTCGCCACCGCCGAACGGGTCTCCGCCCGCCCGCTCGCCAGCGGCGCCGTCGACCTCGCCGAACGCGTCCCCGACGACGACCCGCGCACCGAGGTCGGCCGGGTCGGCACCGCGCTCAACCGCCTGCTCGGCCACGTCGCGGACGCCCTGACCCGCCGCCAGGACGTCGAGGAGCGGCTGCGCGCGTTCGCCGCCGACGCCAGCCACGAACTGCGCAACCCGGTCGCCACCGTCCGCGGCCACGCCGAACTGGCCCTCCGGCACCCCGGGCCGGTGCCCGACCAGGTCCGGCACTCGCTGGAGCGGATCAGCGCCGAGTCCCGCCGGATGGGCGCCACCGTCGAGGACCTGCTGCTGCTGGCCCGCCTCGACGCCGGCCGCCCGCTCGCCCTCCAGGACACCGACCTCACCCGGATCGTCCTCGACTGCACCACCGACGCCAGGGCCGCCGCCCCCGGCCACCGCTGGCTGCTCGACCTCCCCGCCGAGCCGGTCACCGTCCCCGGCGACCCGCACCGGCTCGCCCAGGTCGTCACCAACCTGCTGGCCAACGCCCGCACCCACACCCCCGACGGCACCACCGTCACCCTGCGCCTCGCCCCGGCCGGCCGGCTCACCGTCACCGACGACGGCCCCGGCATCCCGGCCGGCCTGGCCCCGCACGTCTTCGACCGCTTCACCCGCGGCGACCGGGCCCGCTCCCGCCGCACCGGCTCCACCGGCCTCGGCCTCGCCATCGTCCGGGCCGTCGTCCACGCCCACCACGGCACCGTCACCCTCGACAGCGCCCCGGGCCGCACCACCTTCACGGTCACCCTCGGCGTCCCCTCCGGCTAG